The genomic stretch TTCGCAAGACTCCCAGCCATTACATTGCGAACAACCACTTCAAGTGGAATAATTGATACTTCTTTCACCAATTGCTCCGTTTCCGAAATCGCCCGAATAAAGTGACTCTCTATTCCCGCTCTTGCTAAATGAGAAAAAATAAGCGATGTAATTTGGTTATTAAGCTCACCCTTCCCAGCAAAAGATTCCTTTCGCACCCCGTTTAGCGCTGTCGCATCATCCTTATAGGCAACACGCAAGACACCTGCTTCTTCTGTTTTAAAAAGTCGTTTTGCCTTTCCTTCATAAACCAGTTCATTAGTCACGATAATTTATCTCCTTATAAATTACTTAACCTCTTTGAAAAAATAAATATCAAAGAGGTTAGGTTGTATTCTGCCCGTAATTATAATCCTAAACGATCAAAAATTAAGTCGACATTCTTCAGGTGATAGTTGTAATCAAAGCAATCTGCAATTTCTTCCGCAGATAGGTTTTCAATAATGGTTGCATCTTGTTCTACTAATTCACGGAAAGGTACTTGTTTTTCCCAAGCTTCCATTGCTCTTGGTTGTACGACATCATACGCCGCCTCACGAGCTAAACCTTTATCAATAAGTGCCAGTAATACACGCTGTGAATAAATAAGTCCCAGTGTTCTGTCCATATTGCGTTTCATATTTTCTGGGAACACCGTCAAGTTTTTCACGATATTTCCAAAACGATTCAAAATATAATCAAGTAAAATAGTGGAATCTGGCAGAATAATTCGTTCCGCTGAGCTATGAGAAATATCACGTTCATGCCAAAGTGGCACATTTTCATAAGCAGTAACCATATGACCGCGAATAACGCGCGCTAATCCAGTTACATTTTCAGAACCAATTGGATTACGTTTATGCGGCATTGCAGATGAACCTTTTTGTCCTTTTGCAAAGAATTCTTCCACTTCACGCACTTCACTTTTTTGCAGTGCACGTACTTCTACCGCAAATTTTTCTACAGAAGTTGCAATTAATGCAAGTGTTGCCAAATATTCTGCATGGCGATCGCGTTGCAACGTTTGTGTAGAAATCGGCGCAGGAGTTGTTCCTAATTTTTCACATACGTAAGCCTCCACAAAAGGATCAATATTCGCATACGTCCCGACCGCACCAGAGATTTTCCCGAATTCCACACCATCAGCTGCAAAATTAAAACGTTCTAGGTTACGTTTCATTTCCTCGTACCATAGAGCAAGCTTCAAGCCAAAAGTAGTAGGTTCCGCGTGAACACCATGTGTACGTCCCATTGTTACGGTATATTTATGTTCTTTTGCTTTTTCGCCAATAATCGCAATGAAATTTTCCAAATCCTTACGCAAAATCTCATTCGCTTGTTTAAGTAAATAAGAATTCGCTGTATCCACTACGTCTGTTGAAGTTAAGCCATAATGAACCCATTTACGTTCCGCACCAAGCGACTCAGAAACTGAACGAGTAAATGCCACAACATCATGTCTCGTTTCTAGTTCAATCTCATGAATCCGATCCACATCAAACTTTGCATTAGCACGGATCTTCGCAACATCTTCTTTCGGAATATCACCAAGCTCTGCCCATGCTTCACAAGCCAAAATCTCCACTTCTAGCCAAGCCTGATAACGATTTTGTTCTGTCCAAATGTTGCCCATTTCTTTACGAGTATAACGTTCTAACATCCTTTTAAATTCCTCCAGTTACTTCCAAATTTGCGTTTCTTCTAAATCTTGTATAACCGCTTTTGGTTCATCAGCAAGCACAGTAACATGACCCATTTTGCGATTGATTTTCGCTTCTTTTTTTCCATAATAATGTACAAACCAATGTGGATAATTCACCATTTGTTTATTCACTGCATCGACATGTTGCCCTAAAATATTAATCATTAAGGCTGGTTTTAAGAGTTCTGGTTTTACAAGTGGCAATCCAACAATCGCTCGAATATGCTGCGTAAACTGAGAAATAGAACAAGCTTCAATTGTAAAATGCCCAGAATTATGAGGTCTTGGAGCAAGTTCATTTACATAAATAGCCCCTGATTTTGTCACAAACATTTCTACTGCTAAAACACCACATAATTGAAGTACATCTGCTAACTTTCTCGCAATTTCTTCCGCTTCCTCATGCACGTCATCCGCCACATCTGCAGGAGCCGTAGTTGTATGCAAAATATTATTTACATGTACATTTTCTGCAACTGGAAAAGTTTCTATTTGCCCATCTAAATTACGTGCGACAACCACAGAAATCTCTTTTTCAAAAGGAATCCAAGCTTCTAGTACACAAGAGCCGTATCGCAACAATCTCGCTGCTGTTTCAATATCCCTTGCATCATGAATAACCACTTGCCCTTTCCCGTCGTATCCACCTTGTGCCGTTTTTAAAACAGCAGGATATCCAATACTTTTAATTTCATTTTCAATTTCATCTTGTTCCACTATAACCGCATACGGCGCAATGTTAATATTAGCTGATTCCAGATAAGCTTTTTCCAAAATCCTATCCTGTGTAATCGAAAGCAATTCCGATCCTTGCGGGACAGATACTAAGTTTTGCGTCATTTTCAAAGCATCATAGTCGATATTTTCAAATTCATATGTAACTACATCTGCTTTTTCGGAAAGTTCGCGTAATGCTACTTTATCATCATAGTCAGCAATAATTTGTTCATCACTTACTTGAGCAGCTGGGCAATCAGCGGTAGGATCAAGAACAATAATACGATACCCCATCGCTTTCGCCGCAAGAGCAAGCATACGTCCAAGTTGTCCGCCACCAATAATACCAATAGTACTATTTGTCAGTAAAAATTTTTTATCCAAGATAATCACTACTTTCTAGAACTGTTTCTTCTAGTGTAGCACGTCTTTTTTGTAATCTGTTAGTAATTGCATCGTCCGTTATGGATAAAATTTGCGCCGCTAGAAGGCCAGCATTTACAGCACCACTTTCTCCAATAGCAACTGTCGCTACCGGGACACCTCCAGGCATCTGTACAATAGAAAGTAACGAATCCATTCCATTCAACGCTTTTGATTTAATTGGCACACCAATAACAGGCAAAGTCGTCTTTGCCGCAATCATACCTGGCAAATGCGCCGCGCCCCCAGCACCGGCAATAATAATTTTCAAACCACGTTCCCGCGCTTGTTCTGCATATTGAAACATTAAATCTGGTGTACGATGAGCAGAAACCACTTTTTTCTCATAAGCTATTTCTAATTCATCTAATACATCACATGCTTTTTTCATTGTATCCCAATCTGAGGTACTCCCCATAATGACACCAATTACAGCAGGCATTACGTGATCAACTCCTTAATAATCTCTTTTCGACTCCTTCATTCTAACAATAGGCACGATAAATGTCAACGAAAAATCGAACATTTAATTGTTACATTTTATTAACGTTCGTGTTTAGGTCGTATTTGCTCTTTTTACTAGCATTATGTATCTAATTTCACTAAATAAATAAAAAAAGAAGCTACCATCAAAGGTAAGCTCCTCTTCATTTCCGAACTTGTTTAACCCAAAAACCACCGTGAATTTGTTTTGGCTCAGAGGAAACAATAAATGCCCCATTATCAATTTCAATAATGTGTTTATATAATTTCCGCTCATTCTTTCTTTGAGTCAAAATTTCAAGCATCATCCGTTCACCATCACGTCCACTCGCAAGCCAACTAGTAACCCCATAACCTAGATCTCGAATTTGATTTGGTAAGTCTAAGTTATATTCTTTGGTAATAACATTCACTGTAATATAGCCTAAAGCAATTCGCTCTTCAATTTTCATACCAACAATAATTCCTACACCAAATCCAATAGCATATGCTAAAACATTGGCAATATTATTTAAGTTATCCAAAACCAAACTAAGAGCAACTACATAGATAATCATTTCAAACACACTTGAAAGTGCAGCTAAGTAACGATAACCTTTCATCGTTAAAAGTAACCTCACCGTATAAAT from Listeria monocytogenes ATCC 19117 encodes the following:
- the purB gene encoding adenylosuccinate lyase yields the protein MLERYTRKEMGNIWTEQNRYQAWLEVEILACEAWAELGDIPKEDVAKIRANAKFDVDRIHEIELETRHDVVAFTRSVSESLGAERKWVHYGLTSTDVVDTANSYLLKQANEILRKDLENFIAIIGEKAKEHKYTVTMGRTHGVHAEPTTFGLKLALWYEEMKRNLERFNFAADGVEFGKISGAVGTYANIDPFVEAYVCEKLGTTPAPISTQTLQRDRHAEYLATLALIATSVEKFAVEVRALQKSEVREVEEFFAKGQKGSSAMPHKRNPIGSENVTGLARVIRGHMVTAYENVPLWHERDISHSSAERIILPDSTILLDYILNRFGNIVKNLTVFPENMKRNMDRTLGLIYSQRVLLALIDKGLAREAAYDVVQPRAMEAWEKQVPFRELVEQDATIIENLSAEEIADCFDYNYHLKNVDLIFDRLGL
- the purK gene encoding 5-(carboxyamino)imidazole ribonucleotide synthase, yielding MDKKFLLTNSTIGIIGGGQLGRMLALAAKAMGYRIIVLDPTADCPAAQVSDEQIIADYDDKVALRELSEKADVVTYEFENIDYDALKMTQNLVSVPQGSELLSITQDRILEKAYLESANINIAPYAVIVEQDEIENEIKSIGYPAVLKTAQGGYDGKGQVVIHDARDIETAARLLRYGSCVLEAWIPFEKEISVVVARNLDGQIETFPVAENVHVNNILHTTTAPADVADDVHEEAEEIARKLADVLQLCGVLAVEMFVTKSGAIYVNELAPRPHNSGHFTIEACSISQFTQHIRAIVGLPLVKPELLKPALMINILGQHVDAVNKQMVNYPHWFVHYYGKKEAKINRKMGHVTVLADEPKAVIQDLEETQIWK
- the purE gene encoding 5-(carboxyamino)imidazole ribonucleotide mutase, which encodes MPAVIGVIMGSTSDWDTMKKACDVLDELEIAYEKKVVSAHRTPDLMFQYAEQARERGLKIIIAGAGGAAHLPGMIAAKTTLPVIGVPIKSKALNGMDSLLSIVQMPGGVPVATVAIGESGAVNAGLLAAQILSITDDAITNRLQKRRATLEETVLESSDYLG
- a CDS encoding DUF2179 domain-containing protein, which translates into the protein MDNGIFIVATIFIVNILYVTIYTVRLLLTMKGYRYLAALSSVFEMIIYVVALSLVLDNLNNIANVLAYAIGFGVGIIVGMKIEERIALGYITVNVITKEYNLDLPNQIRDLGYGVTSWLASGRDGERMMLEILTQRKNERKLYKHIIEIDNGAFIVSSEPKQIHGGFWVKQVRK